GGGCCCTTTCAGTCTGGCAACTCGATGGCTTTCAGTTCTGGGGAATATTCTTGActtattttgttgattgtcttATTTCCGTTTTCTCTTTCTGGACCTCCTATTATGTTATATGTTGAACTTGTTCTTCTAATtatcttttgtcttattttccatctttatctctttgctcttctttctgggcAAAGCTGAAGAAATTTTATCTTTCAGCTCTTGTATTGAGTTTCTGAATTtctgttgtatagttttcagGAGTGTCTTTATTCTCTGTTCCTGTTTTTTATAGCATCttgttcctatttcattgattgtAATGTCTTTTCTCTGAATTGTAATATCTTTTCTCTGGATGTTTTTTCCCCTGTATGTTtgctcttaaatttttctttcccctatttgtttttgtttccatgtaaaaGCATTTTCTCAAATAGGAGGTAATACTTGGTTGTCTGCTCACTaagattggggtgggggagaacatGCAGTTGAGAgatgtttaagaaaaaagttgATTAGAGAATTTGAGTgttgtggggtggagggaggcctTTAATTTAGATTGTAATGTAAGGTCATCAGGGAGCTTGTTTATTGTGAGAATCCCCATTGTCAGAAGGATGTTTTTTTTCTGGGCTGGTCAGATACCCCAAGGAAGAGTATCTGGGTAAAGATCTGGCTTTCAGTGTTGTGGAATCCAAATTGGGAAAAGGTGGCCAGGGAAGGGTCTCTCCATTACATTCAACATTCTAGCGTGATACAGTCCTTATATCTGAGAGACTTTGGGCTGTATCTGTGGTCTTATAGTCTGAGCTCTTAGTTTAACCCTTTCCAAAGAAGAAACTGCTATGCTGCTGGattgagggagagaatcttgggGATTTAACTGCTTTATCGGTTTTTGTTTAGTCCTCCCTATTTTCTCCCCCAGCCCAAATTCCAGGAGTGTCCTTTTTGATTCTGTGTTTGGTCTAGTTTTCAGCTTTTCCGACTGTTAGATTTCAGTTCTCAATGACGTTGCTGTTGCTGCTCTTGTCTTCCTGTCCTTTAATGTTTGTCTGTTTAAAAAACCCTTTTATCGTAATTTTAGTAGAGATTTTGGAAGGATTACGATCAGAGGAGTATGTGCAATCTGCCATCTTAACCTTgaaacttcattttgttttaaacttaaaaaaaagaataaattggttGTGACCGCTTGATTCCCCACCATCCCCTTATTTAATTTTAGATGGCTGTCAGCTctaggagggtgggagggagggaggattcTTGCTCCTTAAAGCAGGAGTCAGCAGACTTTCTGTATAAATGAcctgattataaatattttaggcatttGGGGCCATATAGTCTCTGTTGCAgttactcaactctgctgttgtagtgtgaaagcagccatagacagtacATAAACTtacgtggctgtgttccaataaagttttatttacaaaaatagtggGCTGTATTTGACCATGTGACATAGTCTGTGGACCCCTGTTTTAAAGCCTACATCTAAAGATGTAGATGTtcattaaatgattaaaatcacACTGGAGGAACAGCTGTGCTATGTGATCTTTAGTTAATGGCCCTTAAATCTAAGTATGCTTAAGTTTATACTAAATCAAAGATAATTTCAGAAACAGTCTATTGTTTCTGACGGGAAGGCTGAGTTTTTTCTCCTTAGTTTAGAGGAACATAAATTTTGCTGGcagaatacagttgaccctttcTGTATTTGTTCTTATATGAGAATTAGATAGTATTTGTCTCTATATGAAAGTTAATTCTTCAGATGCTGTTTCTAAACATAAACGTGACTAAATGTGTAAACCAAATACTAAAATGTAAAATCACACAAGGAATTATATGAAGACCTATATGTTGACTTAGATAaccttattttccctttttaattctCATTGTAATTTCATGTGCAAAAACTAGATTTTTAAGATGAAATGGGGAGAGTGTTATCTTactacttttttcctttcaatggTGCCATCCTCCTGGCTTTGCTCTCAGTATGAAGTAGACTCAGGTCTTCTTAACTTTTTGCCCATCTCCACTatgaagtaaagaaaaaggaggaaagtcCAAAGATAGTGAGTACAGGCTGATGTGATTGCCCCATAGCCATCAGGGATCCAGGATCCTTGTTCTTCCAAACTCCCTTCGTTCTGTTGACTTTCATTCTCTAGGATGCCTCCTGGTCCAGCATGGCTGTTGGAACTCTAGTCATCACATCCCTATTCTATGAAGGGAGCAAGATCAAAAAGGCCTCCCAGCTGTCCACTGTCCTATAAAGGAGGCTTACTcaaaattctatacattttgcttttttaactcACCACCCAGAGTTACATAACCACACCTAGCTAAAAGGTAGGCTGggaaatgtagatttttaaaagcttggtATGTTGCCATCTCATATAAAATCAGGGTGCTGTTACCAAGAAGAGTGAAAGCAGTGGATATTGGGTAAAGAGCACATACTTCCTGACCTCACGTTCCTGGAACCAACACTGTCAAACCACATTTTTAAAGCTTGGTTGGAATAGAGGGGCccctgctggctcagttggtggagcgtgcaactcttgatcttggggtgttACATTCttagtttgagccccacattgggtttagagattacttaaaaataaaatcttgggggaaaatgagcttaaaatggaaattttatatttGACCATGtgcttttaaatgaaattttacgTACTTCCAGTTTGTGCTTGTTTATATATGAAGttagaaagaaaactgaattacCTTTGGAATTttcctatttcatatttttgaaagaGGCATATTAACCTAGAAAATGAATTgaagttttttataattttttatctattttttggtAATTGGTACATTTGAACCTTGGTGTGATACTATGATATTGTAGCAAAGAACAGTCTGAACTTGATCAAGATTTGGATGATGttgaagaagtagaagaagaagaaactggtgaagaaacaaaaatcaaaggtaTTACTTTAAATTACTTCAGGAGCCAGTGATTGCTGGCACATGTCTTCTAGAGGGTAGTAACAAATACTGTTCCCTTTTGGATCCTTGTCTAGACACTTTACCCATGCGACCATACCTCTAGTTCAGTAACAATTTGTGtatgtttggggtggggggaagaaaggaggggaagagggagatggagataGAGTGGTAATAAGGGAGGAAGGTATGAATATAGTTAGTGACCTATCAGAAGTTACTCTGTATGCCTTCTAATGCTGGAGTGACATGGCATAACTGTGTCAAACAGCTGCCCATGAGTTTTGTCTGAATTTAGAAATGTTACAGGTGTTGGTGGGAGTTGTTTTTGGTGGTCGTTCTAAACAGCTTAGAGTTACTGGAAATATTCAGTATTTCATATGTAGAAAACATTTGTGTATTTCAACCTTTTTTAATCCTTCCCAACCAGATgacaaaaaagacatttattaaatgtaaacaaaaatcaCTCATACTTTTTTTTAGCAAATAATTGTAAAGGGTGAGGTGTAGTGATGGTAGGGGGGGAATTGTACTGCTTTAGGTTATGCCCTATAGGTATGGGCTAAGAATATTAAAGTACTAGATGACTGAACTTTCTATTGTTAAGTCAGAGGGAGGTTAATTGTGAAAAGACTACTGAACTTTAGCTTCAGCTTTCATCTTGCAGCATTGTCTTAAAAGATACAGAGGTCGGTATCCTTAGTGGCCAGTATTGACATTTCTAAAGGCATGTTGGTTATCATAACTGTACATCATCCAGTAATCAAATTAATATTAGGAATTGACCTTTAAAAACATAACTGGGAAAATTCATGTCATTTTTGTGTAATGTCTGTTGACGAGGAGATGataatagcaaaataatttgttttgccTAAATCTGGTTTTGGATTGAGTATAATTTTTAGACACCATTAACAACCACGTTTTGTTTGGCTTTAGTTACAACCTTGATTGTCTCAACTATTAACTTTCTCTATTCTGATAAACAGAAATATACTATACTATAAACATCAAACAAACATTTAGGTTACTCCACAGTCTTTCTCCCAGGGTGGAAACTGTCACTGTACTTCCGATAATGTGTTATCTGCCTTCAGAGTGTTAGCTAGAGTCATAGGTAGGCATCTGGGTGAAGCTTTGAGCTTCTTAAAAATGTAAGGTGGATGAAACACAAGACAGTAGGAAGAGAAAGGATATTTATTGTTAATAGTAGTTGTGGCAATGGTCTTCAGAAATGGCGTGTGTTAAGATCATTAGGAATCTGAACTTTTCCTGAATGTCAGGTTTTCCTAGAGTGGATTTTCCTCAGCTTGCTGCCCATCTCTACTCAGACCAATGAATTATGGGCTAGTCAGGAAACCTTCATGATTGGATTGTCCTATTAAAATAgcataatatattttcataaaatcctttcgatgcccttttttttttttaagcgcgTCAGCTGACTGTTCAGATGATGCAAAATCCTCAGATTCTTGCAGCCCTTCAAGAAAGACTTGATGGTCTGGTAGAAACACCAACAGGATACATTGAAAGGTACAAGTTCTTCTTTTCTGTAGTCCTTATTTAGCCTTCTGTAACCAACATTGCAGGTGTATCTTTTTAAGACCATCTAGGACTTAGATATGTAATAGTGGAAAGCTAATGTCTGTTAGTATCTAGTATAGGATttttgggaatttaaaaattttgctgaGTACCACCAATTTAGAGTTGGTGTTTTGAAGTTTGACTCCTCTCCACAGGAAAAGTACACTGATCTTAACCATTTCTGAGATTTGTTTGGAGGTTTGCTAGAAATGCACAGAAttagaagaaatacagatttcttaCTTATTTCACTGGTCCTATGAATCATTTGCAATAGCCCGTATATCTTATTCTGCTTATAATTGTTATGATTTTAAGAGCCATCCATGTTGCTATCTGTATGTAATCTCTCATCAGTAGTTTTTAGCTTCTGAATGTTGTCACTAACAGTGATTTGTGTCCACCATGTTTTATTACATGCTTTTTTTAATACGCTTTTTCTTTGATGGGTATCTTGATTGCTTCTAAGCTCCATCAACACAAATTCCGTTGTAATGGTCCTCTTTTAGCATGCCTTCTTAAAGAACTGTAAGAATTTTGGGGGGATATGTATTTACTGGTGGGATTGTTAGTTACAGGGTATGCAAGCTTTTAGTACTTCTCAGCTTGCTTTCTAGAATGACTGTGTCCAATGCATGAAGGCAACCTTCATCCTTGTATCTCTGCCAGCAGTTGGCATCATTCAGctttatgggttttttgtttttaccaatcTAAGAGGTGCaggcttattttgttttatttgtacttttgttGTCTAATGAGTTTTGAGCTTTTCTTCATCATTGTGAGCCTTTTAGGTTGCTCTCATTGTCCCTTTTCCTACTGGGGTTTACTGTCTTGTTTTGCAGGAGTTTTTGTATATTGAAGGTGTTAATCTCTTACCAGTTTTAGACTTTGTAAGTAAtctattgtcatttttattaactttatccATAGCATTCTCCATTAAACAGAagtccttaatttttgttttaagttttttgacCTGTGGTTTATTCTTTCAAGTTCAGAAGTCCTTCCTAGTTCCTTCTGCATTTCCTGTTGACTAGTTCTTTCATCTTTAGGTCTTTAATAAACCCTCTTGAGGCCACCTTTGTATTTAGCTATGCatcaggggtttttttttgttggttttttttttagtgagctTATTTTTATAACACTTCACTAAACAGTtcattatttcctcatttatttgtgATACCACCTTTATTGCATATCAGTTTCTTATAAACACCTATGTTTGTCTTTGAGCAGCACTCTTTTTAATATGGCTTTTTAGTATGTCTTAATATCTAGCAGGGTGATAATTTAATCTTTCTATTAATTTGTTTCTCCCTGTAATAGCTTGCTTtcttctacccttcccccctcccctatGGAATACACTCTTAAGATTGGCCTAATTATATGTAGACCTTTATCCCACATATGGTTGATAGTAAGTTTAGAGGGgttttcacaaaacaaaacagccccCCCCCCGCACTAAAATTTTGATAGGAGTTACATTGAATCTATTGATTAACATGGATaggggatttttcttttaatgtaaaattGTCTCATCCATATCCTTGTATTTATTGAAATCATACTCtcttttattacaaaatttttcTCATAGTCTATTCTTGGTTAATTCCTGTATACTTTAGTTCTGTTGCTATTGTggatagtatcttttttttatttgtattatcagGTTGGCTGTTGTTGATGTAGAGAAGAGTgctattgatttattttcattttttatttcttttgctgttgaTCTTGTATCCAGAAACCTTGCTACACTTACTATAGTaattttttcttctcccaaaGGCAGAAGATCTTGTCTGCAAATAATGGCAGTTTGAGCTCTAATCTTTCACATTACAGCACACCaagtttatttgtatttcattataACATTGGCCAGGACTTTCAGTACTGTGTTAAACAATTAGCATTAAACATGAGCATCTTTATCTTATTTCTAGTCCTAACCAGGAATGGATATAAAATCTTGGCATTAAACTTGGTGTCTGCTTAGATTTATTATGAcctttttttctgtatgtattcAGACAgtcttttgactttttcttcGACTCTGTTAAGTacatactaaatatatttttggaaacatGATACTAAACtagccttgcattcctggaataaatttaatcatatATTATTACAGTTAAGTCAAGTAGTTAATATCTTTTTCAAGGTCCTTATTTGTTAGTGAAATGTACTTGaatatgtgtgcctgtgtgtgtgtgtgtatgtatatgcatgtgtgcatgtatgtacaaTATAGAAACTTCCATGGGATGGTAATTCCATGCCCTGGTTTTAGAGTCAAGATTTCAGCTGCTTAATGAATAAACAGGGTTGCTTTACTTTTCCCCGTTTTCAAAGCAATTTGTATAGGATAGGAATTCACTGTTCCTTGAACAGTTGGTAGAACTCTTCTAAAAATGGACTTTGGCCTTTGGAGTTTGAGAACCCTTCATTTGGATTTGCTCCATTCCCCTCCAGTTTCTTGAATTGAGGCtttgttcatttgatttttttaaaaattatcttttatggccttaatatttgtttttctaaatgttctatGAAAGTTAAGTGTGAAGATCTATATGTTGAAATTAGTAGCCTAGATTTATTAATTGTGTTGTTCAGGTTCTCTTATTTCTGCTTATTGACTGACCGCTTGATCTAACAGTTTCTGGGTAGAAGTGTTAGAAATTTCCACTTAAATCTGTTTCTCCCTGTAATTCTATTGGTTACagattaatatattttgaagctgTATTATTAGCTGTGTGTGATGTATGTGTCTTGTCCCTTAGTCCCTGTTTACCAGTGTGGTGTCCtctctggtggtggtggtggtggtgtaaaTTGTTCTGTCTGGTATTAGGATAGCTGTTGCAGcttgcttttggtttttatttacctggcatgtcttttttccattcttgtaTCTTATCTCTAGTATGGAAGCTTGCTTCTTCATTAGTGATTTTAAACTCTGCCTCCCTTGAAAGCAGTATTGTTTTTGGACTTAAttgctattttataatttattgtactttgtttcttttctctttttttgcttttcattaaataaatgaagttgtCTTCTGGTATCAAAGTTACTGCATTCTGTTGTTACTATGTTAAATGGGCTCATAACCTAATACCTAAGTTTATTTACCCATATTGATTTCTTAAATTTAGTGATGtctgtattatttataaatacacgCTCTCTAGTCCACCTTTTTTTCCATCAAGGCAACAGTAAGATTTACCAAGATATTCGGCCACCTGTATTTATACAgtaatttcttaatgtttttaactttctcagaaactatttttaatgaaTGTATTGAGTATCTCTGGCATGTTTCCTGAAGCCTGATGTGCctcatacaatttttattttgtcttcatatttGAATAATAGTTTGGCTTATAAAATTGTAGTGCAGAGTTcttaaataaaagttcatttcttCTTGTATAGTGTTTTCTTTTGAAGCCCGATGTCAAATTCCTTTTCCTGTGTAGGTTTTTCATTAAACACATGTAGGATTTTCTTTGGTCTTTGATATTCATGAATCTCAGTAACCTCTCTGAGGGTTAGAGTAAGGATTTCCATATTACTTTAACTCTGAGAaatttgttattcatttattcaggtaTCTGCCTCCCTTCTTTCAGCTATTGCTACTTTTGTCGTCCAAATcataatttttctgtcttttcctgcAGCCTTTCTGGAGAGCGTTTGAACGTTAATGGACTTCCTTAAGTTAAACCTATCCTGTTTATCCTGTTGGTTGGTTGATTTTAGctactgtatttttcatatttaatatttctactttgttttagatttatttcttggtcttgtttcttctctcatctctttaaatatatttatattattttgtctaATAATACGGCTTcagatgataaatatttcattctttcattaaaatttacacTCCTTAAGGGTTTAGTTACTCTGGCTGTAGAGCTCAGGCTCACTGGATGATAACAGTTAGTCCCCAGTAATGATTATTGAGGGAGGAATAAAGATCAGACTCTGGCTTGTGACAGTCccagtggaatttaagaaaagggATTGGAATGAACCTAAGGAGAGCTCCAGTTACTTCAGACTAAGTTTGCTGTCAATTCCAGGCAATTGTTTTTGCTGCTTTTGGGGAGGAGGCAGTCTCCTTTGGTCGTAATCCATTGTACCTGGATTGGCGGGGTGGAGGAATGAGTGCTTGTAGGCTCTCAGTCAGACACTCAGTGTTGTAAGGCAAGTGCAGAATTTGAAAAGCTTTCTTTGAGCCTGTCTTCACTGCTACCCATTCTGCCCATTCCCTCCCTTTTCCAGGTTGCAGTTCACTCTGTACAGTTGTTAGTCTTACTCAGAAGTTGCTCGTAGTATGTGTGTGCTTGTGAGCGTGTGTGAGTCTCTGAAATAGTTGTTTTCTTCTTGGTTCTGAAGTTTCTAGGGTTGAATTTTTCTGAGATACAGTGTGGGGGTGGGCAGCACCCCATGCTATTTTATTACCTTGACAAAAcaaactttttacttttaattgtagggaaaaaaaattatctgcagATAATTTTTTACTTCTCATTATCTTAACTATAAAGTAGTGGTTaactaagaaaattatttgatttacAGCAATCTGCCTATGGCAGGAAATTCTAACCTGGATTCTGTATCTGTTGTACAGATCCCTGAAGTTAGATAAATTTTGAGTGAACATTTTTTGGGTGGTAGGGGGATTCATAAGTTGAATCATAACTCAGGGGCCTATATTATACCCTGTTGTAAATCGTATGatttatgaattatatctcaaagctgtTACGAAAAATCTCTTCATGAAatacaacattctttttttaatataaatttaaattctaaatagagactaaaatagaaaataatggtGTAGGATACCAtccttttttctaatataatatcTTTTCCCTAAAAATAGCTGGTATGGGTGAGAtaatgtctacttttttttttttctaatcaaggTTATTGTCCTTATTCTCAGGATCATCAGTCCATGACCTTTTAACTTCCTAAGATACCGTTTTACAGCTTAAATGCCAGCACTGACAAGTCAAATGCTGAACTTGATTATAATGAAAGATTTAGTGTTGatatgatttacattttcttatcacAACTTACTGTATCTGTTTAAATGTTCACTTTTGAACTATTTTATAGTCAAGAAGTCCATGTATTTATGTTTCTTGAATTTTAATTACTTCGAATGAGTATACCTTTTACTTCAAATAGGAAACCTATCATTCACTAACTTTTATGCTTTACTTTTCAATATGATAGAAGTGTGACTTGTGTTTTACTGTGATGCTGTGTAACTGGTGCATTCCAACCTTTCAGCTTGCCTAGGGTAGTTAAAAGACGAGTGAATGCTCTCAAAAATCTTCAAGTTAAATGTGCACAGATAGAAGCCAAATTCTATGAGGAAGTTCATGATCTTGAAAGAAAGTATGCTGTTCTCTATCAGCCTCTATTTGATAAGGTAATGCtttctactgttttattttctttatctaaaatTTGAGATTATAATAAAGCTCTGGAAACATAAACAAACTTGCAGGTGGTTTAGTCTTTAGACCTCTCAGCAAAATGGTTATTAGAGGTAATTGGGAAAACTGTCAATAGCAATTCAAGTTGTGGTATGCATTCATTAAATCTATACACATCTTTAATGAGGAACAACTAGTTTCTGGTTTGGATGTCAGTGTTTTTATGCAAGCTTTTTTTATCTTAATCATTTTAGCGATTTGAGATCATTAATGCAATTTACGAACCTACGGAAGAAGAATGTGAATGGAAACCAGATGAGGAGGATGAAATTTCGGTTGGTACCAACTTTATAATTTAGTGTGTGTTTATACCTTGGAAATATCTTATTGTAAGATTCATGGTGAGTTAACTATAATCAGAACAGATGAGCCACTGTTAGCCCTGGTACCATCTGTACccaaattcatttttcccttacattttttagtatttaaattttataggtTATGTGAACTTTTCCTTTGAACTTGATGATGACCTGCAAAggattgttcttgtttttcacaTGATGAAATGGAGGCTTCTAATGACTTGCCTACAATTAATAAATGGCAGGGTTGTGACACAAATACTGTGTTCTGTTACATGACTCTCTTTCCCCAGCATTGCTATTTTAATGTTGGTTGATAAGGAGAACATAatgtggtttttttcctctttaaattttttattgttatgttaatcaccatatatgacatcattagtttttgatgtagtgttccatgattcattgtgcataatacccagtgctccacacagaacgtgccctctttaatacccatcaccaggctaacccagagAACATAATGTTTTGATCAAGAACACCAAGGGGTAAGGAATTGGGCAgggtttatatttattatttttttttcctgaagttttaaaatgttttcctctaaaaCTTTCCCTGTAGTTCATAGGTTCTCTCTTTGGAGGGGTATGGTAGTAGCAATATTTACAGAAGTACAGTTTGGTATGCGCATAACAGCAGTGTTTACACATTGGACTAGAACTTCATTGATTGAAAGTTGCAATTGGTGATTGAGGATTTGTTGGTTTCTGTACTTCACTGCTGGGTGTAAGTTAAGGGGATGGGTAAGGTTTTATCAAGTGGTCTGATTTAGGAATTCAGTAACATAATGCTGTCATTTATCAAGGAGGAGCTGAAAGAAAAAGCCAAGattgaagatgagaaaaaggatgaagaaaaagaagaccccAAGGGAATTCCTGAATTCTGGTTGACTGTTTTTAAGAACGTTGACTTGCTCAGTGATATGGTTCAGGTAATTTTACTCATAAAAACATCAGTTTACCTTAAAGGGTAAAAACCTTTGAAATTTAAATGGCTGGGATGACTAGTCTCCATCATTGACCTCTATAGAATGATTGCTGTCTTTTGAAACCTGTTACCTGTAGAAGGAAAATTGCATCTTTGATTAATAAATtctaattcattttcaaaaattagatAATGAAATGGCCCTTTGACAGTTTATCATTGAGCAATGTTTTGTCGTAGTCTTATGTCTTCTGTATTTAAAGTGCTTGGTATTAGAGATTGGAGAGAGgaaacttaaaatttcatttctcttacCCAAAAAGACCTTTTCAGTCTGAAACAAATATTCCAGgggacatttgcattttaaaagaataacataaaGATCTTTAACTCTTAAAGTTGTCACTTTTTCTGGGAATCCAATACAGATGTCACTTTCTCCGGGAAACTTTTTGTGTCCTAATCAGAAGCATTTCTTGAGCCACTACTATGTGCATTATAGTACTTGTTGCCTTATAGTGTGATTGTTGAAAGttaaagtcaagaaaaagaaatctcaaaacaaTGACTGCTTATTGCATTTCTATTTTGGTAAAGTAGGAAAGGACCTAGCAGAACGAAAGGAACAAGAAGCAGCTgggaaaggaaatgtttttaaaacagacATGCCTGAGTTAGACTTCGTTTTATATTCTTCAGCTCATTCAGTCTGATGATGATGTAATTCTCTGTTAAGTCACTTTTTTTCTACCATTGCCAGTAGAAATAAGTAGACCTTATAAGTAAACTAGCTTTAGTATAAGCCATTATCTGGAGAATAGGTCTTATGGTTCATAAGTGTTACATAAAGCCTCACTATAAATGTCTCAGCTAAATGTTTATTGTCCAGTAACAGCACACTGATCCTAAAATGCCATGTTAGATactcattttcatattttcttaatttgcagGAACATGATGAACCTATTTTGAAGCACTTGAAAGATATTAAAGTGAAGTTCTCAGATGCTGGCCAGCCCATGGTAAAagaactttgaaatatttttagttcTGTAACATTAGATGTTTATAGGTAGATACATGGAACTTTCTAAAAAGAGGTGATATTCTAAGCCTAGAGATGGGTGAGAAAGAAGTTAAAATTCATACTTGGTACTCTTTAATTGTTGGTAGGCAATAAATGTTTGGATGTTGGTAATTGTGATGTAGAAAttattccttttcctccctctgaaCATAAAACTTTTTGAAATATAGTAAGTCCttgataaaaatagataaaaaataatagcacCCTAAATACTTA
The sequence above is drawn from the Zalophus californianus isolate mZalCal1 chromosome 9, mZalCal1.pri.v2, whole genome shotgun sequence genome and encodes:
- the NAP1L1 gene encoding nucleosome assembly protein 1-like 1 isoform X3, with protein sequence MADIDNKEQSELDQDLDDVEEVEEEETGEETKIKARQLTVQMMQNPQILAALQERLDGLVETPTGYIESLPRVVKRRVNALKNLQVKCAQIEAKFYEEVHDLERKYAVLYQPLFDKRFEIINAIYEPTEEECEWKPDEEDEISEELKEKAKIEDEKKDEEKEDPKGIPEFWLTVFKNVDLLSDMVQEHDEPILKHLKDIKVKFSDAGQPMSFVLEFHFEPNEYFTNEVLTKTYRMRSEPDDSDPFSFDGPEIMGCTGCQIDWKKGKNVTLKTIKKKQKHKGRGTVRTVTKTVSNDSFFNFFAPPEVPESGDLDDDAEAILAADFEIGHFLRERIIPRSVLYFTGEAIEDDDDDYDEEGEEADEGYQLFEEVKSCSKLFQRWLQ
- the NAP1L1 gene encoding nucleosome assembly protein 1-like 1 isoform X2, which codes for MADIDNKEQSELDQDLDDVEEVEEEETGEETKIKARQLTVQMMQNPQILAALQERLDGLVETPTGYIESLPRVVKRRVNALKNLQVKCAQIEAKFYEEVHDLERKYAVLYQPLFDKRFEIINAIYEPTEEECEWKPDEEDEISELKEKAKIEDEKKDEEKEDPKGIPEFWLTVFKNVDLLSDMVQEHDEPILKHLKDIKVKFSDAGQPMSFVLEFHFEPNEYFTNEVLTKTYRMRSEPDDSDPFSFDGPEIMGCTGCQIDWKKGKNVTLKTIKKKQKHKGRGTVRTVTKTVSNDSFFNFFAPPEVPESGDLDDDAEAILAADFEIGHFLRERIIPRSVLYFTGEAIEDDDDDYDEEGEEADEEGEEEGDEENDPDYDSKKDQNPAECKQQ
- the NAP1L1 gene encoding nucleosome assembly protein 1-like 1 isoform X1 is translated as MADIDNKEQSELDQDLDDVEEVEEEETGEETKIKARQLTVQMMQNPQILAALQERLDGLVETPTGYIESLPRVVKRRVNALKNLQVKCAQIEAKFYEEVHDLERKYAVLYQPLFDKRFEIINAIYEPTEEECEWKPDEEDEISEELKEKAKIEDEKKDEEKEDPKGIPEFWLTVFKNVDLLSDMVQEHDEPILKHLKDIKVKFSDAGQPMSFVLEFHFEPNEYFTNEVLTKTYRMRSEPDDSDPFSFDGPEIMGCTGCQIDWKKGKNVTLKTIKKKQKHKGRGTVRTVTKTVSNDSFFNFFAPPEVPESGDLDDDAEAILAADFEIGHFLRERIIPRSVLYFTGEAIEDDDDDYDEEGEEADEEGEEEGDEENDPDYDSKKDQNPAECKQQ